A region of Planococcus sp. MSAK28401 DNA encodes the following proteins:
- the kdpC gene encoding potassium-transporting ATPase subunit KdpC — protein MSKNKSVFGPIVRTSFLIMLLCGVIYPVVTTGIAQVLMPEKAGGSLLYDEDGKEMGAELIGQNFTSENYFHGRVSSIEYDAANSGSGNYAPSNEEMIERTKLAVEKWKQVHPDNNAVPIDLVTNSASGLDPHISPEGAYAQTARVSLATGISQTDLNGLIEKNTQDRELGLFGEPRVNVLLLNVDLNQLIK, from the coding sequence ATGAGTAAAAATAAAAGTGTTTTTGGCCCCATCGTGCGAACCAGTTTTTTAATCATGCTATTGTGCGGTGTTATTTATCCTGTTGTAACAACTGGGATAGCCCAAGTATTGATGCCGGAGAAAGCAGGGGGCAGCCTGTTATATGATGAGGACGGCAAAGAAATGGGAGCGGAGTTGATTGGCCAAAACTTCACCAGCGAAAATTATTTTCATGGCCGCGTTTCCAGTATTGAGTATGACGCGGCAAATTCAGGGTCCGGAAATTATGCGCCATCAAATGAAGAAATGATTGAGCGCACGAAACTTGCCGTGGAGAAGTGGAAGCAGGTGCATCCCGACAATAATGCAGTGCCGATTGATCTCGTGACGAACTCAGCTTCAGGCTTGGACCCCCATATCAGTCCAGAAGGAGCTTATGCTCAAACGGCACGCGTTTCCTTGGCAACAGGCATAAGTCAAACTGATTTAAATGGGTTGATAGAAAAGAATACTCAAGACAGGGAACTTGGATTATTTGGAGAACCCCGCGTAAATGTCCTGTTATTAAATGTCGATCTGAATCAGTTAATAAAATAA
- the kdpB gene encoding potassium-transporting ATPase subunit KdpB has product MLLQALKQSFVKLDPRTMVRNPIMFVVEIGFIITLLLSFFPDLFGPSDVEPWFNISVTLILLFTVLFANFAEALAEGRGKAQADSLKKSKTQIMANRLKVNNIVEEVPSDSLRKGDLVIVSQGEMIPSDGEVVEGLASVDESAITGESAPVIKEAGGDFNSVTGGTRVVSDQIKVKITSNPGESFLDRMISLVEGAKRQKTPNEIALNTVLTSLTLIFMIVVVSMPAFTNYLGFNIEIAVLIALLVCLIPTTIGGLLSAIGIAGMDRVTQFNVIAMSGKAVEAAGDINTIILDKTGTITYGNRMASDFVAVGDVAAAELAQWAGISSFQDETPEGRSVIELLNSRNSEYDLNIGDKGSFIEFKAETRMSGMDLADGREVRKGAVDAVKKWVSSKGGEIPSDLDEETVKIAKEGGTPLAVAVENRILGLIYLKDTVKPGMQERFAQLREMGIKTVMATGDNPLTAATIAKEAGVDEFIAECKPEDKIEVIKYEQAQGKLVAMTGDGTNDAPALAQADVGLAMNSGTSAAKEAANMVDLDSNPTKIIEVVSIGKQLLMTRGALTTFSIANDVAKYFAIIPAMFMLAIPEMDVLNIMKLDSPMSAILSALIFNAVIIPLLIPLAMRGVSYKPMSSNALLRKNLLIYGLGGLAVPFIGIKMIDIIISLFI; this is encoded by the coding sequence ATGCTCTTACAAGCATTAAAGCAGTCGTTCGTTAAACTCGACCCGAGAACAATGGTTCGAAACCCCATCATGTTTGTTGTGGAGATTGGGTTTATCATAACTTTGCTCTTGTCCTTTTTCCCGGATTTATTTGGGCCTAGTGATGTGGAACCCTGGTTTAATATTTCCGTAACATTGATCCTGTTATTTACTGTTTTGTTTGCGAATTTTGCAGAAGCTCTAGCAGAAGGGAGAGGAAAGGCGCAGGCCGATTCTCTAAAGAAATCCAAAACACAGATTATGGCCAACCGCTTAAAAGTCAATAACATTGTCGAGGAAGTGCCTTCCGATAGTTTGAGAAAAGGAGACCTCGTTATCGTGTCTCAAGGAGAAATGATTCCAAGCGACGGAGAGGTTGTTGAAGGACTGGCATCGGTTGATGAATCGGCCATCACAGGGGAATCTGCCCCGGTGATCAAAGAGGCAGGCGGAGATTTTAATTCCGTTACAGGCGGAACACGTGTGGTAAGTGATCAAATTAAAGTGAAAATTACCAGTAACCCTGGAGAATCCTTTTTGGATCGAATGATTTCTCTTGTCGAAGGGGCGAAGCGACAGAAAACACCAAATGAAATTGCCCTCAACACCGTATTAACCAGTCTGACTTTAATCTTCATGATTGTGGTCGTTTCGATGCCGGCTTTTACGAACTACCTTGGGTTTAATATAGAAATAGCGGTTTTAATTGCGTTGCTTGTTTGTTTGATCCCTACGACCATTGGCGGCTTGCTTTCCGCCATAGGAATAGCCGGTATGGACCGGGTGACACAATTCAATGTCATTGCCATGAGTGGCAAGGCAGTGGAAGCTGCTGGTGATATTAATACGATTATCCTGGATAAAACGGGTACCATCACATATGGGAATCGAATGGCCAGTGATTTTGTAGCTGTAGGAGATGTCGCTGCGGCTGAGTTAGCGCAATGGGCGGGCATTAGTTCTTTCCAAGATGAAACACCAGAGGGAAGATCAGTCATAGAATTATTAAACAGCAGAAATTCGGAATATGACCTGAATATAGGAGACAAGGGTTCATTTATTGAATTTAAAGCAGAAACGAGAATGAGCGGGATGGATCTGGCAGATGGCCGCGAAGTGCGCAAAGGGGCGGTCGATGCTGTGAAAAAATGGGTTTCTTCAAAAGGCGGGGAAATACCGAGTGATTTAGATGAAGAAACGGTCAAGATCGCCAAAGAGGGTGGAACTCCATTAGCGGTTGCTGTTGAAAACCGGATTCTAGGGTTGATTTACTTAAAGGATACGGTAAAACCGGGCATGCAAGAACGGTTCGCCCAACTTAGAGAAATGGGCATTAAAACTGTTATGGCTACTGGAGACAATCCGTTGACGGCTGCCACCATTGCAAAAGAAGCTGGGGTCGACGAGTTTATTGCAGAGTGTAAGCCGGAAGATAAAATTGAGGTCATCAAATATGAGCAAGCTCAAGGAAAGCTTGTGGCTATGACGGGCGACGGGACGAACGATGCTCCGGCATTGGCACAGGCGGATGTAGGCTTGGCGATGAATAGCGGCACATCAGCTGCAAAAGAAGCGGCAAATATGGTGGATTTGGATTCCAACCCAACGAAAATCATTGAAGTTGTGTCGATTGGCAAGCAATTATTGATGACTCGAGGAGCACTTACCACATTTAGTATTGCGAATGACGTGGCTAAATATTTCGCAATTATCCCGGCTATGTTTATGCTGGCGATTCCAGAAATGGACGTCTTGAATATCATGAAACTGGATTCACCCATGTCCGCTATTCTATCGGCGTTGATTTTCAATGCGGTTATCATTCCGTTGTTAATTCCACTGGCCATGAGAGGGGTATCGTATAAACCGATGAGTTCTAATGCCCTGCTCCGCAAAAACCTCTTGATATATGGTTTGGGAGGCTTGGCAGTTCCATTTATCGGAATCAAAATGATCGATATCATCATATCGTTATTCATTTAA
- the kdpA gene encoding potassium-transporting ATPase subunit KdpA: protein MTIISIIATLLAVLILAKPMGIYLAKAFDYNATGLDKIYGPFEKLLFKVGGIKKEQQSWKQYALSLILANGFMIILVYFVFRLQGVLPLNPSGNPGMEPTLAFNTAISFMTNTNLQHYSGESGLSYLGQMIGILFMMFAAPGTALAVVITFIRGLSGNRIGNFYVDLIRAITRVLLPISFVTAFFFIAQGVPQTFEPSATATTIEGAEQSIARGPVAAFLSIKELGNNGGGFFGVNSAHPLENPTALSNLLQIILMFLITTATPFTYGRMVGNKKQGRVLFAAMAMMFVAFLTIGLTYEYQGNQALNELGIQQDQGSMEGKEVRFGTGQSMLYAMVTTASETGAVNTMHDTLTPIGGLLTLSNMLLNTIFGGIGAGFINVIMYAMIAVFLCGLMVGRTPEFLGKKLEAKEMKLIAVTLLIPPFLILGFSALALYTPFGNEAISNPGFHGISQILYEYTSSAANNGSGFEGLGDATPFWNITTGIVMYIGRFFGLITMLAVAGALASKKLIPETSGTFRTDSSLFGVILVGTIFIVGALTFFPTMVLGPVAEYLTLK from the coding sequence CAGCAAAGCTGGAAACAATACGCTTTATCGCTGATCTTAGCAAACGGTTTTATGATTATACTTGTTTATTTCGTATTCAGACTGCAAGGAGTTCTTCCGTTGAATCCAAGCGGCAATCCCGGCATGGAGCCAACGCTTGCCTTTAATACCGCGATTAGTTTTATGACAAATACCAATCTGCAGCATTACAGCGGTGAAAGTGGATTATCGTATTTAGGCCAGATGATCGGCATATTGTTCATGATGTTTGCAGCTCCTGGTACTGCACTTGCAGTGGTGATCACTTTTATCAGGGGCTTGTCGGGAAATCGAATCGGCAATTTCTATGTAGATTTGATCCGTGCCATTACACGAGTCCTGTTGCCGATTTCGTTTGTGACAGCATTTTTCTTTATCGCACAAGGTGTTCCACAAACATTCGAACCTTCAGCAACCGCCACAACTATTGAAGGAGCGGAACAAAGCATTGCAAGAGGACCGGTGGCAGCCTTCTTATCTATTAAAGAACTGGGCAATAACGGGGGTGGTTTCTTCGGCGTCAATTCGGCCCACCCGTTAGAAAATCCGACAGCTTTAAGTAATCTTCTCCAAATCATTTTAATGTTCCTTATAACAACGGCGACCCCGTTCACTTATGGGCGAATGGTCGGCAATAAGAAGCAGGGGCGGGTATTATTTGCTGCTATGGCCATGATGTTCGTTGCCTTTCTAACTATCGGATTGACTTATGAATACCAAGGCAACCAGGCGTTAAATGAATTGGGAATTCAGCAGGATCAAGGAAGCATGGAAGGCAAAGAAGTGCGGTTTGGCACCGGTCAATCCATGCTGTATGCCATGGTCACAACGGCGAGCGAAACAGGGGCCGTCAACACGATGCACGATACCCTCACACCGATCGGCGGACTGCTGACATTGTCCAATATGCTATTGAACACTATTTTTGGAGGCATAGGAGCTGGGTTCATTAACGTGATCATGTACGCAATGATTGCCGTTTTCCTTTGCGGATTGATGGTCGGGCGAACTCCGGAGTTTCTGGGCAAGAAGCTTGAGGCAAAAGAAATGAAACTGATTGCGGTGACTTTATTAATTCCACCGTTTTTAATTCTTGGATTCTCTGCTTTGGCTTTGTACACTCCATTTGGCAACGAGGCGATTTCAAATCCGGGATTCCATGGCATTAGCCAGATTTTATATGAATATACCTCTTCCGCTGCCAATAACGGTTCAGGGTTCGAGGGACTGGGGGATGCAACGCCATTTTGGAATATAACAACTGGGATTGTCATGTACATCGGCCGATTCTTCGGCTTGATTACAATGTTGGCTGTGGCAGGCGCACTAGCGTCCAAAAAGCTTATCCCGGAAACCTCAGGGACATTTAGAACTGATTCTTCATTATTTGGCGTCATTTTAGTGGGCACTATCTTTATTGTTGGCGCTTTAACGTTTTTCCCGACGATGGTATTAGGGCCAGTAGCAGAATATTTAACACTTAAATAG